Below is a window of Trichosurus vulpecula isolate mTriVul1 chromosome 4, mTriVul1.pri, whole genome shotgun sequence DNA.
tccttccctgttcTAGAAGTACATTTCAGGATGCCTCCTGTTTCTTCATCCCAAATCCCTCTCAACACTTTTCTTATCccactttcctcattttccttccctttttataGTGAAATTGCTAGAAACATATTCCAAACCTTCTTCTATCATTTATCTTCTTTATCTTCTCCTGAAACTGCCCTCTTAATACCAACACTTTTCCTCCTCTCAAGCtctgcctgaaaaaaaaaagtaaaaaaattcatAAGGTAATGTGTTGTAGTCCCTGAATTATCTGcccattcctttcttcttcctttctcctgacTTTTTTATCCCCCTCAGATTATTAGAACTTCTTAGAGTCTTTTTGTCCCTTGATAATAAATTTATGTTCTCTTTGCTCCTTGATCaatataataattttcttttgaaacaatAGTTTAGTATAGCTCTagaaaattggtttccttttttttttagaattttcttattaattttatttatttgcatttcttgTGTTTCTCCCATTTGAATTATTTTCACAGCAAATAGTCTCTTCATTTTTTGAAACCTTTTTAAGGAACAATTCTATTATCTCCCCtgttaaagttgtttatcttGTTGATGAACATATAATAGATACAGTTTTGTAGGATATGTTTTTCTTTGGTACATCCTGATCCCTTTTACTTTTTGAAATGTTTCAatagtttcttcttttcattttagacAAAAAATAGGGCTGAGCTACCCAAATTTACTTTCTTTGAGAGCATAAGTACTTTTGCTTGATTGTTTGTAGTATTTGTTTTGATGGGTGAAATTCTACAGTTTAACCCAGTACATTCCTTGGTCATCAAAGCTGGGTATTTCTTTTATTCAGTGTCCTTATGGATTCTTTTAAGCACTGTTCTATTTTAAATTGTTTACTGATCTATAGTGTTTGGGCTTCTTTGCTCCATGTTTTTCTGGCAGCCCTTTGACCTTCAGATTATCTCTATTCATtacattctccaggtcagttacTTTGACTTATATAGGACTCAggtattctgattaccccctaCCTCCTGCCATTTTTGTTTGGCAAGTTTTTTCTTTAGGTCTATATTTTGAGTTATTCACCTGCCATTCTCCTTTGCAGAACCTCAGTTCCTTGGAGAATGTCTGCCacatgttgaaaattgtcttgcatcattgtctGAGTTATTGAGAGCTCTTTTCCACATTAATATTAGTCCCATGTTCTTCTACTCTTGCTTCCTGTTTtaatttttctagttcttttttgaATCATTCTAAAGTCTCTAGTGGTTGCTCCATTATATCTAGGAGACCTGCCAAATTTGTCaccttgctttgtttttcttttttatatgattttttcaattaattaattttttttagtttacaacactcagttccacaaatttttaagttccaaattttctccccttccctctccacccctccccctgatggcatgaaatctgatacaggttctacatgttaccttcgcattaaacttattttcccaataatcaagttataaccaatgaaatgaaccatgagaaagatgtaataaaaccaaaaaataaaattaaaaagagggagagcaaataatttgcttcagtctgaattcagattctgtaattctttctctggatgtggatagcctttttccatcatgagtcttttggagctgtcttagaaccatgtattgttgagaagagccaagtctatcaaagttactcatcacagattgctttgtttttctttaggagttttgtttttctttggaagCTTTCAGTATATGTTCCATTACATAATATTTCTTAGTTGTCTTGTACCCTGGGCTGCCAAcccatttttctttatgtttcccTGCAGGTTTTTTCCTCCTGAGAGAAGTTGGACTCTTCCCTACCATTTTCTCTGGTCATCTTGCTCTCTGCCACTTGCTGTATCTGTACTTTGTGGCTTCTCTGTTAGTCTCCTTCCCTAAATCTTTTCTTGCTCCAGATTGTTGAGTTAGGAATGGAACAAGTACATCTAGTTGCCTTCTGGGTGGAAATTCCAGGATAGGTGTGTGCTTCAGTTGGTGGTTGGGTGGGGATAGGGAATGGTGGTTAGAGATTATCTACCCCAGCGATTACTATAAAGGGAAGATTGTGTGTTCAGTGCCAGAGTGTGAGGAGCCAGGTGTTGGTGGGAACAAGAATTCTTAACTCATCTATTTGCTCTTATTTCAGACCAGAAGGTTTTTATATCGTATGGAATGTTTCTTGTCATTTTCTTGCTTCAATGTTAGTAATGTCTGGCAAATACTGATTTTTTTACTAAGCATATTTATATTACTGTTACAATTTAAAATATCCTTAGATACTACCTACTTTAAAGGCCAAGTAAATGACTGATAAGAGCCTAGAATTTTAGAGATAAAAGGATACCTCTAGATATTATATTATTtagccccttaattttacagatgagaaaagtaagacCTAGATTAGTTAAAGGACTTGGCTAAGGTGTAACAACCAATTTATAGCTTACCTGGGCCTCAACTCAAGTATTCTGATTAACAGTTTATAGATTTTTCCATTATAACATATTCTTTGTCTAATTCTACATGCATTATTTTGATATAGTAGCTTTGCTGAGATCTTAGTACCAGATCTCTATGGCCTTCACGGTCTAATAGAATGTAGAATTTGTTTCTCAGTTTCTCCCTGAATGTATTTAGGGGAGTGATTGATTTTTCTTGATTATAATAATTTGATGTGAAAAGCCTTCTGGTAAGACTAAATACCTAGCCTGTAAGCAAGGTGCATGCTGTTAGAGGTAGGTGGTTTGGTGAAAAGAATTGCTTAATTTGAAACTTGAGTTGTATCTAAAAAGGACAGAGACTAATCACTTACTGGCCAATATGGTTATTCTCTATATCTGTAGAGAGGCAGCAGTGGTTTATTGGAGACAACACTGGTGTGACAATCATGCCCAGATTTGAGTCTTGCCTCACATATTTACATAGCCAAGTCATAACCCCTCAGaaccttaagtttcctcatctgagaaatggggataacacttgTACCCAAATACATCatagaaaagtactttgtaaactttattgGGCCACATGTAAAcattaatttatcattattactaaCCGTTTATGAAATAAAAGCTCATAAAAAAgagaggcagtggggtatagttgatagagtgccagatttggagtcaacaccagggttcaaattcagatTCTGTTGTTTATTATCTAAGTGACCACAGATGGGACATTTGGCTTCAagtctcaggcaactctcttagaCTCTAAATTTAGGGGACTGCAGTCTGTATCAGAGGAGGAGGGAGTTTtcacagtgatgaaatcacaagtccttgaCATTAATACATAAGATTGCATGAGGTTATTTTTGCTTCCAAATAATGGCTACCAGAGGACACGTCCTGTGACTCTCTTTTCAGTAAAGTTTATTCAAAAATTCTAGCTCTATCACTGTATTTCCAGTGGGGTATAGGTATTGTtcttaacccaggtcttcctataaGTATTCTTATTTGCAGAATCCAAGTCTTTGTCTATTTGGATTGACCCTTCTTCTGAGTCTCAATCTAGAACTTCATGGTTTTAGAAATTGTAGTGTCCTGAATCCTTCTAGGTTCTGTTCTTTAGAGGCCAATATACCAATGTAGACAATTTTCCTGGATCATTTCTGGGACTCCAGTGCACTTTTTAAAGTATAGTTAACATTTTGATTCTGATCTGTATCCAAGTAGTTTTACATATCTGATCTAAATTGAGccataatcatttttatttttctttagatatttaggggtttttttttttactttataagcAAATTTGGGAATTACATCTTGCTGCTTTCTAGATTTCTGTTGCTTTCAAGCAAGCAGGAATTTTACTAACACCAGTAACCTTATGCCTGTAGAATTACATGTGACCTGTATCAGTAAAGCCCCCTCAAAAGTCCTTCCTTTGCCTAGCTGGCAATGTTGCCATAGTCTCTTTTTAGGCAGATCTAGGAGATCTTAAGCCAGGGAGCTCTCTTCCATTGATAGCTGGGCAAAGTAGCTACAAATCATCCATTAGCAAGTGGGTAGCATACTGTATATTTTTAGGGTCTAAGTATTTAACTTTGGAGAAGCAATAATACCTAAGTATTCTTGTGGAActcttttcctgtcttcctttcctccttgaaACCTAGCTTGAagcttttgtattttatccttttaaaCATGCTTAAGTATTAATTTAATTGCATGATGGACAATTgtataggattttttttccttcagtttataTGCATGACTGAGTAATCTCTAGAAAGTGCAGCCTGAAACCAATGATTtgtttcaattcagcaaatattaaataaattgtcaTGGTGTTTGAGACACTGCTAGGTAGGTCCTGATGATGCAAAGacacaaataaaacattttctctttttgctctgGAACATGGCTGATCAGTATGTATTGAGGTGAAATTTGGTAAATGTCAAAGGAAAACATTCGCATTTTAAATTTCTCTAGGAAGAACCTAGAGATTCTGGGTTTAAAAAGTAGCATGATATAGCACTGTTTAGTATGGatgaatttttttagttttaactACGATGGGTAAACTGGCAGTGAGTACAAAGTTCCCTTAACCTCGATAGATGAAATTTTAATATAACAGAAAACAAATTTGATGTCATTCATTAAAATGCATCTTGACCTTGCATCTCTAATTTTTAGGAGGATAAAATTAAATTCCTGATTGGTCACTTAAAAATACTTCATATTGCTCCTATTTATCAGGCTGGCTTTATCTTCAGTATTTGGTTTTTGATGTTTTTTGAGTTGCTTGGGTTTAGGTTGTCTTTGATTCAGTACTATTAACATTGCAGAGAATCTCATTAAATGTGATTTGGTGTGTTGGCTGAGGAATTTTCCAAAGAAATGCATCTCAAGTTACAAAGTGAAAGTcagttggaaagcaggggctaaagtgtgtattttgttttataaacaacttcatgggtttttttccctcctattGTTAAGGAGAGCTGTATTTGGATAAATACTGGTTTGATTAAACCTGGTTTCTACCAGAGGAATAAAAAGAATATTAGGAAATTCATTATTCCCTTTGCTGTGAGGTATATAAAGTGTATAGAAccttagaactgggagggatcttaTAACCACAGGAAGTGCCTTGCCCCTCAATTGTTATCTAGCTAACTAATTAGGAATGCCAAAAAGCAAATCCCCATGTATTGCCCCCTTTGTTCCATAGCACTTAGGGGTTTGTTGTTCATTTAGTGTCAGGACCTCCTGCCCCCCatctgtattggggatccttgaagagtttggcctttgtttcctttgattaattcagtgtctttgattgagtcttactaggtgctaaaccctagGCCCAAACTCCTAACTATTAGGCGCtgagcctatgtgggtgtgaatttgTAACTATGGTGGAGCCCCAGGTGGGGCCAaagaggggaggtgctaactccagagccatgccctattaggtgttaacctaatctatgtgacCCTCCCAGGGtctgaggggaggggccaactcaagaaccaatcaccagagcctaagctctggtcattcagatgacgtttaatgacgtctgaagccctataagaagggaggacagagccatttgtgcagggatcttgagatggtgttgatgaggagattctgggcagctgtagctaaggagccctccagcttgtaaacccggatgctgagactttgttgaactctgatcaccaaccaaaaggaaaaacaagtccTTTGGGAGAAGAAGCAGATCTCCTTGGAGTGAGAGAAGCCGTAGCCCTCACCATCCCGTAGTCAAGGTGAAACAGGAACGTGGTGAAAGTGAAAACCATCccaggagaggaagagatggaaggcaACACAGGGAGCAATCGGAACAAGAACACACACGGGAGAGAAATGGTGACCGGGACAGACACCATAGCCATTCTAACCAGAGGAAGACTGCTAGTGAGAGGCCTAGTGGTGGGTGGAATCGAGATGCCCAGAACCTACAGGAACAGAAAGCAGAAAGAGAATTTTATAACTTGTCGACGGGAACGTCGTCAGAAGAAAGATGTGGGTGGCAGCAGTGATGAGAATCAGGAGATTGTTCTGCTGTCTGCTGGTGGCCACAGTAAAGGAAAAGACCCACCAAATAAAGAGAAACCCAGCTTTGAACTGTCAGGGGCACTCCTTGAGGGTACCAACATGTTCCGTGGTGTGGTGATAAAGTATAGTGAGCCTCCAGAAGCACGGATCCCAAAGAAACGCTGGTGCCTTTACCCTTTTAAGAATGATGAGGTGCTCCCTGTCATGTATATCCACAGACAAAGTGCTTATCTTCTGGGCAGACACCAGCGAATTGCAGATATTCCTATTGATTACCCCTCCTGTTCAAAGCAGCACGCAGTATTTCAGTATCGGCTTGTAGAATACACCTGTGCTGATGGAACAATTGGCTGAAGGGTAAGGCCGTATATCATCGACCTTGGCTCAGGTAATGGGACCTTCTTGAACAACCAGCGCATTGAACCACAGCGTTACTATGAACTAAAGGAGAAGGATGTGCTAAAATTCGGGTTCAGTAGCAGGGAATATGTACTGTTTCATGAGTCTTCAGACACCTCTGAGGTGGATAAAAAAGAagatgaggatgaagaggaggagattTCTGACAGCTAGCAAATTCAGAAGAAGCTCCTGTAGCTGCTaagtattgggatttgaatcagacaaggtctgtctgttggtgtttgtgatttgtttgtattttgttctgaagttcagtgtgctggatttttcccctgaactaagtgaatgatatttgtatgctgaattaaagtaagcttgtcaaccgcttcaccttgctttccttagttaagcagatcaaaagaacctgtgctgttggcagctttctgggtgctggctgtgggtggatcttacacccccacagaagctgctagccttctgggtgctggctgtaggtggatcttacacccccacagaagctgctagccagattgttgaaatggTGATGGTTGATGTTGATGGTGATCCCTGCAGATTGAGATACCTTCAGACCATGGAGTATTGTTCCATTTGGATTTGACTATGATTCTTCCTTAGGAGGAGACTCCACCCACTAATTCAGATCAGCATGTTCTCTTCAACTTGAAGTCTGAGAGAGCTccctggagcactgagagcttCAGGAATTCTATAGAGTCTAAGGACTATTAAGGGGTCACCTCAACTTGtttttttgagttgccatattttcctgaaacactggacctagagcatgcaggaggccctgaatgtgtcaaggatgAAGCACCCCCACCCGCCTGACCAGACATAATTTGTTCTTTGCATACCAAACTGGACTCCCTGcgtgtccttgggagtcaagacaggtGCCAGTCATTCTGTGCTAGGCTGAGAAACTGTGCAGTTGGGACCCTGTAGATACGCAGGCCATCTAGTCTAGGCCCTAGCAATTCCTAAGGGAAAAGAATGTGGCTTTTGCCATTGCCTTGCTCCTCCCGTTcaggagggctttttttttttccttttcctacctttactgtccctttcccctcccatacCATACACTTTTGGGTggaaatttcttcttcctttgtcctgctcttaaaaaaaaatataaacttctatatggattgtgaactctttgggttccacatgTATGTTCATTTCTTCTGTATTGAACCTAGTTTTCACATAAGTTTTATGAAGTTGTGATTGCCCGTTGAcaaatcacacagttagtgtgtgtCAGGACTTGGAAACCAAGTCTTCTGCCTCAGACCAGAGCTGCCTgttttttcactttcattatgCTACACTGCCTCTTGCCTTAGGACATGGAATCTACAGATTCATCCTCCTGCAGTCACCCTGGTGATGAATGACTCCAATTTAGCTAGACCCTTCCTCAGACCACAGCCAACCCTGGGACCCCGTAGGATCATAGACTTGGGTTTGGAAGGGATTTTCATGGCCTTTTCAGTTTGTTGTAGGACCTAGCCTGCTCTGGGGCTCACATTACTCCTACACTGCAGCTTTTGAATtgccagggtcacctccacattATGTTGAGGTGTGAAGATAGAACTCACTATACTTGCCAGCAGGACTAAgggagagaaatgggactcaTGACTTTGTGGCCAGATGACTGATGAGAGAAAATTAATTTACAAAAGTCCATGtaaaaatgacagagaaaaacTGATAATGTTCTCATTAGTCTGAATTAATGACTTACAATGTTGATGTATCCTAagtttttctgtttatttctataaattctcCCATTTATGTGTAGGTCCTGTCGGATGTCGAAGAAGATACTTCAGAACTAAGTAAAGAAAATATGTGGGAACTCTCCTGTGAAACTGTGAGAGAGCAGCTTACTAATAGCATTAGAAAACAGTGGAGAATTCTGAAAAGTCATGTTGAAAAACTCGATAACCAAGGTGATTGTGGCTTCTAGCTATTTTTAGCTAAATTGTGACACCGAATATGATAACACTCCCCAAAGAAGTGTTCAGATGAATGTGTTCATAAATCTTACAGAAACATCTTtgaatacaaatatttattgcaaATGTTATAGTAGTATTAAGTTCATATATAATGTTTAATCTTTGTTGAATAGATACCTGGAAAGCTAGTTATGGGGTGACATTCATATGTTCTAGAACAAATATTTAAAGCATGATACTTAGAAATACAAAATTTTGTCTGCTTTTAGGCATTATATTAGAGTTGTTTTGCCTGGAGAAACATACTTTACATATACAGTAAGTCTTCTTTGAGAAAAGCATATTTGGGTTCCTGTAGTATAGTCTATCAATGGGAGTGAATCaggtcattttgtttttaattctaaaCATTTTTAAATCAAGCACTACTAATAATGCAACATGTTTCCATCTTTCCTCATGCCTTAGACATTTCTTAGTGTAGATTTCTAGAAAACattctttaatattttgtatGTTTACTTCAAACAGAAAATACATAGGAGTTTTAGTTATTAATAAATTGGTTATTGGGCAAACCTATTTGTTTGAAGGAGTTATTGTTCTACAGAAAAATATCATCATAAATTGCCCAGCTATAAACTCAGTGCTGACAAATGTCTTCAGCAGGGAAGAATGACTAGTAAAATAATGTTTATACTTCTATTCCCAAAACTAAGTGTTTAAATATATTACTTTGATTTCAGCCATTATCAGCGATAAGTAAACTGTGCTTAGATTTTACAAGTAGGCTTAAAGTTTATAAATCTTGCATTTAATACCAGAGAACAAGTCTCAAATAACATTTTCATGTGCTGATGCCTGTAATGAAGGAGTAAGTcccaagttaaataatttgctttgAAATAAAAGTGGCAACAAAACATAATTCATGAATTTTATTACAAAATCTTGCTGTAATAACCACAGCAGTGAAAATGATCTTTCTTTAGCCAAGATAAGTGCTTGgacaaatgaatataaaaatcatATATTAGATGTACAATTTGTGGGAGACTGTAATATACAGGAGGAACTATTTAATTTCTAACATAGTAAGGTACATGCTAGCTATAGCTTCAGTGGAACCCACttgtttttgtatgtgtgtgatatTGAAGACATTTGATCTTAAGTTTAGGTTTATGGTAGATTTTGACGTTTAGAACAGCAAAGATCTCTTCCTTTAGAAATggttaaattttataaaaatctaTGAAAATCTTGAATGGCAAGAATCCTGAAATGCTTATTATTTTAACATATGCGAGAGAACCTTAGATAACCTTACAGACTTTTATACcaatattaaatctatttttgaatCACAGTATCAAAGGTACACTTAGGAGGCTTTAAGGATGAAGAAGTTATCTCAAGACAAGATCATGAACAAGAAACTGAAAAACTGGAGTTGGAAATTCAGCAGTGCAAGGAAATGATCCAGACTCAGCAACAGCTTTTACAGGTAGACGTCAGTTACCTGGTTTAACTGCTGTGCCCTGtgatcccagaagctggggttcTTTTCTTTTAGTAGTACTTAAATCGTTGGTTACCCTTTTCCAAATTAACTTGTAGGGAGGGCTACTGCAAGGTGAGCATCTCTGAACTTAAACAGGCTTTCTTCTGATTTGTAGCAGCAGTTCACCACTACATGTGATGATGACACCTCCTCATTATTACAAGACTGTTATTTATTGGAAGAAAAAGAACGTCTTGAAGAAGAATGGGCCttatttaaagaacaaaaaaagaactttgagaaAGAAAGACGGAGTTTTACAGAAGCTGCTATCCGACTAGGACTAGAGGTGTGTAAATGACTGGATTTCTGGCAGGTTTCAATCAtagcataaatttagagctggaatgggcaTATTTGAAAGAGTCAGCATCAAAACATGTATTATGATCATtagtgtgctttaaaaaaatagaaactgtTCCCAAAACATGTATTATGATCATtagtgtgctttaaaaaaatagaaactgtTCCCAAAACATGTATTATGATTATTAGTGTGAATCAAACAGATTGTCTGTGCTCAAACCCTTTAGAAACAAATTAGGATATTCTTGGATTAGCATggatatttgtttttattgtttagttCATCTAAATAAGCTATGCACTGGATCTTTTGAAAACTCCTCTTCAGACAATTTTTAGAACAAGTTTCCCTATTTCACCCAAGCTTAGATGTACAGTGGCCACTCATGCATGGGCCTGATCCAAACACCATTTGACATGGAAGATTTATCTTCCATATTTCTGACCTGGATCAGTTTGCCcatccttaggcagcctggtgtcTCTCTTCCCTTGGCGATTCCCCATATTGGTGCCAGGTTTGGTTACAGGCCCCAGATCAGCTTTGGCCGTATTGCAGTTCAGAACCCCATTGCccaagagatccaccagcctcagccttccccaGTGGCAGAAATTATAAGGATGTTCTACCATGCCTGGCCTCTTCACACGTTTCTAACTTCTTAATGGTTGACACTCTGATTTTAAACTGGTACTCTACTGATCAGTGTCAGTTATCTCTTGTCGGAAATATATGTTGTGTTAAGAGGTGGCATCCAGCAAGAGTAGCATAGGACAAACTACTTTTTGCTTGACCTCCTTATTTGACAGTAGAtatactatcttttttttttttctttttctttttttgtcagggcaattggggttaagtgacttgcccaaggtcacacagctagtacatgtgtcaagtgtctaaagccagatttgaactcaggtcctcctgacttcagggctggtgctctactcactgagccacctagctgccccgtagaTATACTATCTTATGGAAGGAAAACAAGATTTATTTTGTTCCATGTTTTTCTGCTGTCCTCTGCTCTGTGAGGTTATTATGGGAAGAGTGTTTCCAGAATTGACTCACTCGCAAATGCTTAGAAGCCTTAGAAGCTACTGGTAACCACTTCTTTGGCCCTTGTCCTTTATAGCTGGAATAGAAGTTTGCCAGTTTT
It encodes the following:
- the LOC118845908 gene encoding LOW QUALITY PROTEIN: smad nuclear-interacting protein 1-like (The sequence of the model RefSeq protein was modified relative to this genomic sequence to represent the inferred CDS: inserted 2 bases in 1 codon; substituted 1 base at 1 genomic stop codon) — translated: PTKRKNKSFGRRSRSPWSERSRSPHHPVVKVKQERGESENHPRRGRDGRQHREQSEQEHTRERNGDRDRHHSHSNQRKTASERPSGGWNRDAQNLQEQKAEREFYNLXRRERRQKKDVGGSSDENQEIVLLSAGGHSKGKDPPNKEKPSFELSGALLEGTNMFRGVVIKYSEPPEARIPKKRWCLYPFKNDEVLPVMYIHRQSAYLLGRHQRIADIPIDYPSCSKQHAVFQYRLVEYTCADGTIGXRVRPYIIDLGSGNGTFLNNQRIEPQRYYELKEKDVLKFGFSSREYVLFHESSDTSEVDKKEDEDEEEEISDS